AGATGTCCGTTCCACGATGAAGCTTAACCACGCCCTTGATCGGATGGCGTCGGTATCCGAAACCACTCCTCACCACTCCCGAAACGGGCCAGATAAAGTTGGACTTTGAATTTGTCGCGCGGGCGATGGCTGAAAGATCCTCGGTGGCGCGGCGGGTGGCCGTGGCGGGCTCGGCGCAGTTGGTGCATCCGACCCGTGCTTCGGTTCGGCTCTCACGGGGCTGGTCCGCTTCGACGGGTGTTTCGATGGGGGTGAAAAAACGGGCGTTTACCCATCCGGTGCTCACCTGTTTGACCCCGTTGGGTGAACGCACGATCTGGACGCGGTACCAAGTTTCGCCGTTACGCAGTTTACGGGTACGCAGAACTTCGATCTCTTCATAGCGTTTCACTTCACCGAGAACCTCGTGACCCGTCCGGCCCGCGCCATTCCAGAAGCGCACATCGGTATGGTTGGTTTTCACCGTATGTCCCATCGCGTTTTGGAACACGCCGAATCCCGCGATCACGATGAGGGCATGGAGCAGGATGTGGTCGTATTTCCGCAAGGCCATGGCCTATGGAATTGCAGACGGGGTGCCAGATGTAACTCATTTGAAGGCGTTCCAATTTTCCTTGAAACGCCCAAATGTTTTTCGGGTGGCCAGCGTGGAAAGGCTATCGATCCTTGGTCCGCAGCAGCCGAAGCGCGTTCAATGTGACAAGGACGGAGGCGCCCAGATCGGCGGCCACCGCCAGCCAGAGGTTCGAGAGGCCGACGATCGCAAGGACCAGGAATGCGGCTTTGGTCGCGATCGCGAAGGCGATGTTGAACCGGATCACATTCAGTGCCCGTCGCCCCTGCTGAATCGCGCGGGGAAGTTGGGCGAGGTCGTCCTGCATTAAGCTGATATCGGAGGTCTCGATCGCGGCATCCGTCCCGGCCGCTCCCATCGAGATGCCGACACTGGCGTTCGCCAAAGCCGGAGCGTCGTTGACTCCATCGCCGACCATACCGACATAGGTGTAGCGGGCGGTGAGATTTTTGACGGCCTCCACCTTCGCTTCCGGAAGGAGATCTCCCTTTCCTTGATCGATCCCGGTCTGCGCGCAGATCGCGTCGACCGTCCTCTGATTGTCGCCGCTCAGAACGACGACATGCTGAATTCCGACCCGGTGAAGTTCCGCGATGGCCTCTTTCGCGTTCTTCTTGACGGTGTCACCGAGTCCGAAGATGGCCAAGACTTCGCCCGGTCGCCCGCCTTCGTTCAGCCGACCGAGGATCACGACGGACATGGATTGCTGTTCCAGGGAAATCAGATGGGCTTCAATCTGGGGATTGCATAAACCCAGCTCATGAGTCATGCGGTGATTGCCGACAAAGTAGGGGCGGCCATCGATATGTCCCTGGGCCCCGCGGCCCGCAATGACACGATAGTCGGTGATTTCCTTCAGCGGCCCCCGTGGGCCGCCTTGATAAGCCATGACCGCCTTGGCGAGCGGATGCGAAGACAGACTTTCGAGGGCGTAAGCGAAGTGAAGGGCTTCGGTTTCGTCCTTTGCGCCATAAAGGCGGAAGCTTTGAACTTGGAACCGGCCTTCGGTGAGGGTTCCTGTTTTGTCGAGGGCCACGGCCTGGAGGCGTCCCAGAACTTCGAGGTACTTTCCGCCTTTGACCAAAACTCCGCGCCGCGCGAGGGAGGCCAGTGCGGAGACGACCGAAATGGGGGTCGCGAGAACTAATGCGCAGGGGCAAGCGATCACGAGTAGAACCAGCGCGCGGTAAAACCAAACATCGAACTCTCCACCCAGAATGAACGGGGGGACCGTGGCGACGAGCACGGCCACCAAGAACACGATCGGGGTGTAGATCCGCGCAAACCGGTCGACGAATCGTTCCGATGGAGATTTCTGATCTTGGGCCTCCTCGATCAGACGCATGACTCTTGATATTTTTGTATCTTGGAAGGCCTTGGTCACCTGAACGGTCAGCCCGCCCTGCTCGTTGAGAGTGCCCGCGAAGACGCTGTCGCCGGGGCCTTTTTCGACGGGGACGGATTCTCCCGTGAGTGGGGCCTGATTCACGCTGGATGTGCCCTCAGTGACGGTTCCGTCTAGGGGGAAACTGTCTCCCGGGCGAACGATGATGAGGTCTCCGAGACCAACTTGCGCCACTGGCAGGGCCACGATCGCACCATCGCGTTTGACTTGCGCGATTTGGGGCGTCAGCTTCAGGACCGCGCGAATGGCTTGGCGTGCTCGGGCGACACTGAAAGCCTCAAGCAGTTCGGCCAGCGAGAACAAAAACACGACGGTCGCGCCTTCCGAATACTCTTGGATGGCGAAGGCTCCCGCCGCCGCGATCGTCATCAAAAAGTTCATATCGAGGGATCTTTGTTTCACCGCCCGTAGAGCTTTCGGAAACACGAGGGCCCCGCTGAGGGCCGTCGAGAGTCCGAAGACGGCGAAGGCCATCATGGGCGAGAGATTTTCACTCCAATCCAGAGCGAGTCCCGCGACCAAAAGAACTGCGGAGAGGGAGAGGAGGGCGATGCCTTTACGGTGGCTGACAAAAAATCCAGGCGCTTCGTTTTCGACCACGCGCACGCCGGTTTTTTCGATTTGCGCCCGGACCTGGTCTTCCCGAATTGACTTCGGGTATTGAACGGTCGCCGTGGACGCGATCAAATTGACCGCGACGGAGGTGATCCCCAATTCGGCGAGAGATTTGGTGATGGCGTTCACCTCGTCCGAGCAGTCCGCCCCCGAAATGTGAAAGACACTTTCGTTCTCGCCTTCCCGCGCGGCGCCGAGCGCCGGTGCGGGAGATTCCTCGGAATGGCAGTCGTGGCAATGCGAGGTGTGTGATCCTGGATGCGAACTCATATTAGTGGGCGACCTTTCCTTTGAAGCGATTCTCAAAAAGGGAGTAGAGGATTGGCAGTACGATCAGAGTCAAAAGCGTGGAGGAAACGATGCCGCCGATCACGACCGAGGCCAGCGGTCTTTGCACTTCCGCGCCGACGCCCGTGGAAAGCATCATCGGCAAGAAACCGAAAATGGCGACAAGGGCCGTCATCAAGACCGGGCGTAGTCGAATCAATGTTCCGGTGAAGACGAGCTCTTTTCCCGTGTACCCATCCTGCTTGAGCTGGTTGAAATAGTTCACGAGCACGACCCCGTTCAACACCGCGATACCGGAAAGGGCGATGAAACCGACGCCGGCCGAGATGCTGAAGGGGAGCCCATTGAGCACCAGGCTGACGACGCCTCCGACGAGGGCGAACGGAACGCAGAGGAAGATGAGAGCGGTCTGGCCCACGCTGCCGAAGGCCGCGTAGATCATCAAAAGCACCACGACCAATGAGATCGGCGTCAGAAGGAGCAGACGTGAACGCGCCTCCTGCAGATTTTTGAAGTTGCCTCCCCATTCGACGTAGTAACCCTGTGGCAGCTTCACTTCCTGCTCGACCCGTGCTCGCGCCTCTTGCACGAAACTCTCCGTGTCTCGACCACGCAAGTTGATGAGGACGGCGGAACGGCGGTTTGAGTCTTCCCGGTTGATGGACCCGAACGTTTCGCTGAATTCCGTTTGCGCGAGTTCCGCAAGCGGGGCGGTGACGTTCGTTCCGACAGCCACGGGCAGCCTTCGGATGGTTTCAAGATCCGAGCGTTCGTCTTCGGCGAGTCGTACCACGATCGGAAACTTCCGCTCTCCTTCGTAAAGGTATCCGGCCTCGCGGCCCCCAAGCGCGATGGCGATCGTGTCTAGAACGGCCACTTTGGGAGCTCCGTAGCGATCCATTCGCGTTTCGTCGGGCGTGACGCGCAGGACGGGACTCGTTCCCGCCAAATCGACTTCGACGTCGCCCGCGCCAGGCACCTTCGTCACGATGGTTTGAATTTGCTTTGCTAGGTTCATATTCGTCTGCAAATCGGGCCCAAATACCTTCACCGCTACGTCCGCACGCGTCCCCTCGAGAAGTTCGTTGAAACGCATCTGGATGGGTTGGGAAGCGAGATAGTTTTGTCCGGGTAGCTCCTTTTCGAGTCGCGCGACGAGAGTGTTCACGAGGGACTCGTAACTGTGTTTGCCCGTTTCTTCGTGAGTGGGCCACTCTTTTCTTTCTTTGAGCATGATGTAAGTGTCCGAGACGTTCACGCCCATGGGGTCGGTGGCCACCTCGGATGTTCCGATCCGCGAGAACACGTTCTGAACCTCGGGGTACTGACGAATGATCCGTTCCGCCTTGACTTGGAACGCGATGGATTGATCCAAGCTAATATTGACGGGGCGGATCATGTGGAAGGCGTAGGAGCCTTCGCTGAGTTGCGGCAAAAATTCCGCGCCCCGAGAGGCGAAAAGCGCGACTCCCACCATCACGGCCGCCACCGCGATCGAGAGCGTGGCGGCTTTGTACCTGAAAGTGGCCTCGAGAATCGGTTGATAAAGGCGCCGCACCCACTGCATCAGGCGGGGTTCGGATTCGTTGGCATGTCCTGAGAGCAGAAGCGAAGCCAGGGCCGGTGCGGTCGTAAAGGAAAGCACCAAGGCCGACGCAACGGCGATCGCGAATGTTGCCGCCATGGGGCCGAACATTTTTCCTTCGATACCGACGAGGCCGAAGATCGGCAGGAAAACGACCACGACGATGAGTTCGCCGAACCCGGCGGCGACCCGAACTTCGACGGCGGCGTCGTAAACGGCCTTCTGTAGCTCCTCTCGGCTCAACGGGCGACCGTATTTCTTCGCGAGGTCATTCACGTAGCGGACGCAGTTGTCGATCAAGATGACCGTTCCATCGACGATGATTCCGAAGTCCAGCGCCCCGAGACTCATCAGGTTTCCCGAAATCCCAAGGGGTTTCATGATCAGAAAGGTCGCCATCAGAGAGAGGGGGATCGTCACCGCCGTGATGAGGGCGGCGCGGACATTTCCGACCAACAGGAAGAGAATCACGATCACGAGCGTCGCACCCAACGCGAGATTGTGCTCGACCGTACCGAGGGTCGCATTGACGAGGTTCGAGCGATTGTAGACCGTCGTCATCACGTACTCTTCGGGAAGGGATTTCGCGACTTCTTGCACCCGCGCTTCGACGCGGTTCGCGACGATTCTGCTGTTCTCGCCCAGCAGCATCATCACGGTTCCGAGAACGGTTTCGTTTCCGTTCACCGTCGCCGCACCGGTACGCAGCTCCTTGCCGAGTTTGATTTGTGCGATCTCCCCCAGCTTGATGATCTTGAACGAGTCGAGCTGTTTGACGGGGACGTTCGCGATATCGCTCGGACTTTTGAAGAGTCCTACGCCTTGAACGAGGAACTGCTCCGCGGTCTGTGAAATATAGCCGCCGCCGACATTTTTATTCGCTTTTTCGAGGGCGAGGGTGATGTCGTCGAAATGAATCCCGTAGGTCACCATCTTCGCGAGATCGGGTTGGACGTGGTACTGACGCTCGAAGCCGCCGGTGGTGTTGATCTCGGCGATTCCCTCGACCGTCATCAGTCGCGGTTTGACGTACCAGTCTTGCAAGGCCTTGACGTCCATCAACTGGCGGAGTCGCTCTTCGGGATCTTGTGCCGGATTTTTGACGTCCAGAGTGTATTGGTAGATTTCACCGAGGCCGGTTGAAATCGGCCCCAGGCGGGATTCAGCCCCTTCCGGCAAATCCCCGATCACGCTCTGTAGGCGCTCCGAGACCATTTGACGAGCGCGGTAAATGTCGATCCCGTCTTTGAATACGATCGTCACTTGCGAGAGGCCGAA
The window above is part of the Pseudobdellovibrionaceae bacterium genome. Proteins encoded here:
- a CDS encoding M23 family metallopeptidase; amino-acid sequence: MALRKYDHILLHALIVIAGFGVFQNAMGHTVKTNHTDVRFWNGAGRTGHEVLGEVKRYEEIEVLRTRKLRNGETWYRVQIVRSPNGVKQVSTGWVNARFFTPIETPVEADQPRESRTEARVGCTNCAEPATATRRATEDLSAIARATNSKSNFIWPVSGVVRSGFGYRRHPIKGVVKLHRGTDISRNNGATVRAAKAGVIEVSAGGCRNGRSSCNGGAGNMITINHGDGTKTRYLHLSPGCRLPARGARVAQGAPLGCVGATGAVTGPHLHFELIKNGKWINPLTVLPRKS
- the cadA gene encoding cadmium-translocating P-type ATPase — encoded protein: MSSHPGSHTSHCHDCHSEESPAPALGAAREGENESVFHISGADCSDEVNAITKSLAELGITSVAVNLIASTATVQYPKSIREDQVRAQIEKTGVRVVENEAPGFFVSHRKGIALLSLSAVLLVAGLALDWSENLSPMMAFAVFGLSTALSGALVFPKALRAVKQRSLDMNFLMTIAAAGAFAIQEYSEGATVVFLFSLAELLEAFSVARARQAIRAVLKLTPQIAQVKRDGAIVALPVAQVGLGDLIIVRPGDSFPLDGTVTEGTSSVNQAPLTGESVPVEKGPGDSVFAGTLNEQGGLTVQVTKAFQDTKISRVMRLIEEAQDQKSPSERFVDRFARIYTPIVFLVAVLVATVPPFILGGEFDVWFYRALVLLVIACPCALVLATPISVVSALASLARRGVLVKGGKYLEVLGRLQAVALDKTGTLTEGRFQVQSFRLYGAKDETEALHFAYALESLSSHPLAKAVMAYQGGPRGPLKEITDYRVIAGRGAQGHIDGRPYFVGNHRMTHELGLCNPQIEAHLISLEQQSMSVVILGRLNEGGRPGEVLAIFGLGDTVKKNAKEAIAELHRVGIQHVVVLSGDNQRTVDAICAQTGIDQGKGDLLPEAKVEAVKNLTARYTYVGMVGDGVNDAPALANASVGISMGAAGTDAAIETSDISLMQDDLAQLPRAIQQGRRALNVIRFNIAFAIATKAAFLVLAIVGLSNLWLAVAADLGASVLVTLNALRLLRTKDR
- a CDS encoding efflux RND transporter permease subunit; translated protein: MINKIIHFSVYNRGIVLLLTFAMAIAGLVAFQNLPIDAVPDITNNQVQVNTSIAGLAPEEIERTITFPTESAMRGIAGVTQVRSVTRFGLSQVTIVFKDGIDIYRARQMVSERLQSVIGDLPEGAESRLGPISTGLGEIYQYTLDVKNPAQDPEERLRQLMDVKALQDWYVKPRLMTVEGIAEINTTGGFERQYHVQPDLAKMVTYGIHFDDITLALEKANKNVGGGYISQTAEQFLVQGVGLFKSPSDIANVPVKQLDSFKIIKLGEIAQIKLGKELRTGAATVNGNETVLGTVMMLLGENSRIVANRVEARVQEVAKSLPEEYVMTTVYNRSNLVNATLGTVEHNLALGATLVIVILFLLVGNVRAALITAVTIPLSLMATFLIMKPLGISGNLMSLGALDFGIIVDGTVILIDNCVRYVNDLAKKYGRPLSREELQKAVYDAAVEVRVAAGFGELIVVVVFLPIFGLVGIEGKMFGPMAATFAIAVASALVLSFTTAPALASLLLSGHANESEPRLMQWVRRLYQPILEATFRYKAATLSIAVAAVMVGVALFASRGAEFLPQLSEGSYAFHMIRPVNISLDQSIAFQVKAERIIRQYPEVQNVFSRIGTSEVATDPMGVNVSDTYIMLKERKEWPTHEETGKHSYESLVNTLVARLEKELPGQNYLASQPIQMRFNELLEGTRADVAVKVFGPDLQTNMNLAKQIQTIVTKVPGAGDVEVDLAGTSPVLRVTPDETRMDRYGAPKVAVLDTIAIALGGREAGYLYEGERKFPIVVRLAEDERSDLETIRRLPVAVGTNVTAPLAELAQTEFSETFGSINREDSNRRSAVLINLRGRDTESFVQEARARVEQEVKLPQGYYVEWGGNFKNLQEARSRLLLLTPISLVVVLLMIYAAFGSVGQTALIFLCVPFALVGGVVSLVLNGLPFSISAGVGFIALSGIAVLNGVVLVNYFNQLKQDGYTGKELVFTGTLIRLRPVLMTALVAIFGFLPMMLSTGVGAEVQRPLASVVIGGIVSSTLLTLIVLPILYSLFENRFKGKVAH